In Candidatus Hydrogenedentota bacterium, the genomic stretch AGCCGCGGACGGAGCCCTTGGTGCTGATAACCACGCACCCTGAACGCTGGCCTGAAGGAAACGCGGCGGTGGCGCTTCATTCCATATTCGACTGGCTTGTCAACGGCCTGAAGACATGGCTGGGAGCCGGGGCCACGTGAAAGAAGCGATACTCAGACGCCTCTGCAAGCTGGAACGCTCGCAAACTCCACTGGACGAGTGCAACGCTGACCTTCCTGAGCGTGTCGTATTCATACTCTCGACCGCGCGCACGGGAACGAAGGCTTTTGCGGAAGGCCTGGCCGGAGAAGTTCTGGAATGCCATCACCAGCCTCCAGGCTCGAGGCTGTTGACGTGCGCGTCAAATCTCTGGCTTGACGGGCTCCTGCCCACCCGAGCCCTGCAGGCGCTTGTTCGGCGTATCCGAATCCCCCAGATCAGAAAGGCCAAGTGCAGGCACTATGTGCAAAGTTTCGCCTTTGACCATCTGGCGGCAAAGATCTTACATGATGCCTTTGATAATGTCCGGATTGTGCATGTCGTTCGCGATCCTCGCACCTTTGTTCCCTCGTATCTCAATTGGACGCATACGCGTCTCAAGAGCTATATCGCCAACAAGGGGGCGCCAGGCTGGCACCCCAACGGATGGCTGGCAGGAGAGTTCTCGTTTCGTGAGTGGCGGGCGCTGGACGAATTTCAGCGTGTGTGCTGGCATTGGCGGTTCAAAAACGAGCTGCTGGAGATACTGTTTTCGGACAGCCCGCGCTACATGCGACTGCGTTTCGAGGACGTTATGTTCGGAGAGCGGCGTGAAGAGGTGCTCGCCTCTTTCCTTTCTTTTTTAGACATCCCGCACGAATCCAGGTTTGAATCCGTCTTCAGAAAGCAAACGAATGTAAGCAAGAAGACGTATTTTCCGAGTTACAGTGACTGGACATCTGAAAGGAAGAAGCAACTCGCCGAACTATGCGGCTTTCTGATGGCACGATACGGTTACGCGGCCGAAGAGCAAGACAGGAGGTTTTGAGTACTCGTGGAGGCCTATGACCGAGAAGAAGCCAAAGACCTCTACGAAAACTTCTATGCCCGGAAGGACTTCAAGCATTTTTCCTGGGCGGACCCCATCGAGATTCGTACGCTTGTGAACGCCCTGGGGCTGCGAGGGAAGCTGTTGGCGGATATCGGCTGCGGTACCGGCTGGTATACAGAATTGTTCCGGCGCAATGGGGTACATGCGTATGGAATGGACCTTGCAGAGGCGGGGATCTGTAAGGCGGCAAGGGGGTTCGGCGGGGGCATGTATCTCACAGGGGATGCTTTGGCGTTGCCCGTCCGAAAAGGCAGCCTGGACGCCGTCTTCCTGAGCGGATTTCCCACCTATAATACGCAAGAGCTGCGGACTCAGGAGGGGTTCATGAGGACCTTGCTGGGATTGCTCAAGACCGGCGGCGTTCTGATTTTCCGCAAGACGACGGATCTCAGCGGGCGCAAGACTACCCGCATGAATCATACGCTTTCGCAATACGTGGAGCACTTCGCGGTTTTCGAAGGGTTTCGAATCGAGAGGCGCTTCGCCGCAAATCCATTGACTTGGTTGATTTTCCGGCGGCACGCCATGGACCCGCCCGGCAGCGCCGCAGCCACCGCGTTTACGAAACTCAGCGGCCTGCCTCTCCGGGCCACAGTTGTGGTTCGCAAGCTGGAGGGGGCGTAGGACACACCTGATGCGAATCCTCATAGATGTGAATCATCCAGCTCACGTTCATCTGTTCCGGTGTGCGGCGAGGGAATGGGAGAAGCGCGGGCATGCGGTGTTCTGGACGGCGCGGGACAAAGACATCGTGATCCGGCTTCTGGACCAGTACGGTTTCGAGTACACGGTGTTGTCATCCCACCGCAAGGGGCTTCTCGGGATGGCCTGTGAGATGGTTCAGCGGGACTGGAAAATGCTTCGGTACGCCATGAAGGTGAAGCCCGATGTCATGCTGGGCACTTCCGTCACAATCACGCATATCTCGCGGCTGTACCCGGCCAAGTCCATCCTGTTTATGGAGAGCGACCCGAGCCTGGTGAGGTTCATTGTCTGGCTGTCCTTTCCATTTGCGCATGCCATTGTGTTGCCCAATTGTCTGTCATATACGTGGGGGAAGAAGGTCTACACGCACAACAGTTCCCATAAACTCGCGGATACGCATCCCAAATGGTTCACGCCAGACCCGTCCGTGCTGGATGAACTTGGCGTGAAACCCGGCGAGACGTATTTTGTAGTGCGTTTCATCGCTTGGGGTGCGAGCCATGATATTGGAGAAGGCGGGCTCAGCATCGATGCCAAGAAACGGCTGGTCGCGTTTCTTGCCGCTCGTGGCCGGGTATTCATCACGTCCGAGACGGAGTTGGACCCCGATTTTGAACCGTACCGGCTTCGCATCGAACCGAACCGCATCCATGACGCGCTCCATTATGCCACGCTCTTTGTGGGCGACAGCCAGAGTATGAGCGTCGAGGCGCCGATACTTGGGACGCCCGCGCTCCGCTGCAACTCGTTTGTAGGGAGAACCACGGTAATTGACGAACTTGAGTCAAAGTACGATTTGGCCTATGGCTTTAGGCCGAGCGAATTTGAGAAAATGCTATCGAAGATCGAAGAACTCCTTGCACGGAGAAACCTCAAGGAAGAGTGGATGAAGAAGCGCGAACGCTACCTCGCGGAACATGGCGACATGACCTCCTGGATGGTCCAATTCGTCGAGGAGTACATGACCGGGAAGCGGGGGCCCTGTACATGAAGATTCTTGCCGTGGTGGGGACCCGCCCCAATTTTGTAAAGATGGCTCCGCTCATGCGGGAGTTCTCAAGAAGCACAAGAATCAGCGCGAAACTGGTACATACGGGACAGCACTATGACCGCGCCATGTCGGAGTTGTTCTTCGAACAGTTGAACCTCCCTGAACCGGACTGCTACCTGGGCGTGCAGCCGGGAAGTCACGCCAGGCAAACGGCTGACATAATGACGCAATTTGAAGAACTGTGTGTCTGTGATTCTCCTGATCTCGTTCTGGTGGTGGGCGACGTCAATTCTACTCTGGCCACGGCGCTGACTGCCGGGAAACTCTGCATCCCGATTGCGCATGTCGAGGCAGGATTACGAAGCTTCG encodes the following:
- a CDS encoding sulfotransferase domain-containing protein, yielding MKEAILRRLCKLERSQTPLDECNADLPERVVFILSTARTGTKAFAEGLAGEVLECHHQPPGSRLLTCASNLWLDGLLPTRALQALVRRIRIPQIRKAKCRHYVQSFAFDHLAAKILHDAFDNVRIVHVVRDPRTFVPSYLNWTHTRLKSYIANKGAPGWHPNGWLAGEFSFREWRALDEFQRVCWHWRFKNELLEILFSDSPRYMRLRFEDVMFGERREEVLASFLSFLDIPHESRFESVFRKQTNVSKKTYFPSYSDWTSERKKQLAELCGFLMARYGYAAEEQDRRF
- a CDS encoding class I SAM-dependent methyltransferase gives rise to the protein MEAYDREEAKDLYENFYARKDFKHFSWADPIEIRTLVNALGLRGKLLADIGCGTGWYTELFRRNGVHAYGMDLAEAGICKAARGFGGGMYLTGDALALPVRKGSLDAVFLSGFPTYNTQELRTQEGFMRTLLGLLKTGGVLIFRKTTDLSGRKTTRMNHTLSQYVEHFAVFEGFRIERRFAANPLTWLIFRRHAMDPPGSAAATAFTKLSGLPLRATVVVRKLEGA
- a CDS encoding DUF354 domain-containing protein, producing MRILIDVNHPAHVHLFRCAAREWEKRGHAVFWTARDKDIVIRLLDQYGFEYTVLSSHRKGLLGMACEMVQRDWKMLRYAMKVKPDVMLGTSVTITHISRLYPAKSILFMESDPSLVRFIVWLSFPFAHAIVLPNCLSYTWGKKVYTHNSSHKLADTHPKWFTPDPSVLDELGVKPGETYFVVRFIAWGASHDIGEGGLSIDAKKRLVAFLAARGRVFITSETELDPDFEPYRLRIEPNRIHDALHYATLFVGDSQSMSVEAPILGTPALRCNSFVGRTTVIDELESKYDLAYGFRPSEFEKMLSKIEELLARRNLKEEWMKKRERYLAEHGDMTSWMVQFVEEYMTGKRGPCT